The nucleotide window TTTTTATTAGCTACTAACTACTGTGAACCACAAATTGAATGCATACGCTTGACATCAAAATTCTATCATAGAAAACATATGTGATATATGACAAATAAATATCTCCATGTaaccaaattaaaacattTTTGCCTTCATTTAGCTTTTGCTACCCTGCTTTCTAAATTTGCTTGCATAACTCGATCTATTAGGGTCTTAAATACgaatgaaatttattttcttaatctgCCAATAATAATGGGAAACATGTTAAGCATAAGTTCTGTGTGGTCAAATCTGAATTACTGGCATACCGATCAACTCCAAATTTGCCATACTTTCCTTCAATATATTCATTTATTCTTTTCTCGCTCATCTCGGACGGCCTCACAAATCTGCAAAAGAATAATGGAAAAGTTAGACAACAAAACTAGCCAGTTCTGGATATCGTACTTAAGatgaaatcatttttttttttataaattgaacaCCATGAGAAGGCAGGAATAGTAATGGATGCCCCTTTAATTGTCTGAATGGTGCTCCTTTACAGGTACACCAGACAGAATCGGTGTTCCTTTGACAACATGACCGATACTGTTAATAGAAGCATGAAGAATGTACTAGAGTAGATCTTGCTAATAAAGGGGTAGAAATAAGCAATTGGTGGTTTAAATCGCAGACACTTCTGTAAAATGAATACTAATGATCGTCATCTGTTTTGCTCTGATATGGCTGTTAGTAGTTGCTTACTCTGATTAAGAGATGGTAAACAGTAATCGTGGTAAGAAAACATGAAGGCGCAAAAGttcattttactttttgtttgacaTTTTATGAAACTTTTGCAACAATAGAAGTGAGAAAAATTTATAACATTAATGGTGGTGCTAGCAGTAGTAGTAGTAAGCTCCAGCCTtccaatagaaaataaattattagcaGGAAAGGCATATTAGTAATTGCATTGCACTAAAATCCATTGAGGAGGTGCAGTAAAACCTGTGGAAAAAATCCACGACATCCATGGTATTTGCATCAATCATCAGAACAGGAAACTcaagaatttcaatttttcccTCCAAATCAAGCACAAGAAAATAATCTAAGTTCTGAGAGCAGATGCGGTGTGACATGTAATTTGTCACTTGAAGATCTCTGGAGCAATCATGATTGAATTTCTCCAAGTGGGTAGGATCCTCCAtcttcaaaacaaaataactcTAATTAGATTACAAGTGTTCACACAGTAATATGAATAGGAAAGCAGGACAAAATGAATCAAGTGTGTCGGTGCAAATGTATTGGTTTGATATATACACTAACAaccatttatatatatctacAGAGAGATGACAACATTCAAGCGATAATTTCAGCGGGTCCCTAAACTCTGATTCAACTCACAcagaaaaaaggtaagaaATTCAAACAGTATCATAAATTATCACTCACTTTGTCTGAGACATTCAATCAAACAGATGGAATGCAAGACAATACGCTACTGAACACCAATGCAAACACTTTCCGAAACATCTCAACAATAAGATAACTAGACAAACTGCTGCCTACAACAAAATCATGAGTGTACTTGGATTGTGGGAAAAGATTTTAAGGCTGTAAGGCGCTGGTGGTCTGAAGCTAGACATACCATAGTGCATTTCCCTTGCGTGTAATACAAACACATGGGCTTCCATGGTTGGCTGCTCTTTCTCAGATACGACGGGACCGAAGGAGCTGATGGGTCGTGATGGGTTTGggaagcagagagagaggcaaagGGAATGAAGAGGGAACGCATTGGAGGAGGGAGGGGGTGAGGAATGTGAAGGAAGGGTTTGAGAGTTACTGAGAAGAGTGAAGGAATCATTGGCAGAGTGGTAAGTCTGGCTCTGGCAAATGCCATGCTGCTTTGTCTTTGTGTCTCCGTCGCTCTGTGTTTCGGGTTTTGCTCAACGGCCTCTTGGCGGGTAATCGTGAAATGAAATTATGTAAGGAAAGACCAGTCAGTCAAGCGTGAACCAGTCGGTTCAAATATGAACCAAATATccgaataaataaataaataaaagtgttttttcctttattgagaataaaaataacttaactttataatttttttaaaaaataattgtgtGAAAAAATGTAGAAAGTCTGTCCAAATTTCTTGCCAATAATTTATGCTCAAGTTAATTTTTATAGATGTAACTTGATTTACGCTACAACGAGCTGTTAATCTAATAATACTTCTCTTCCTAATGGTGCAAACTTAACAAGAAgattgcttctttctttttctctggaGTAGCCAAGCAATGGctgtaataattt belongs to Prunus persica cultivar Lovell chromosome G4, Prunus_persica_NCBIv2, whole genome shotgun sequence and includes:
- the LOC18781441 gene encoding uncharacterized exonuclease domain-containing protein At3g15140, coding for MAFARARLTTLPMIPSLFSVTLKPFLHIPHPLPPPMRSLFIPFASLSASQTHHDPSAPSVPSYLRKSSQPWKPMCLYYTQGKCTMMEDPTHLEKFNHDCSRDLQVTNYMSHRICSQNLDYFLVLDLEGKIEILEFPVLMIDANTMDVVDFFHRFVRPSEMSEKRINEYIEGKYGKFGVDRVWHDTAIPFKDVLQQFEAWLIQHQLWGEELGGCLNRAAFVTCGNWDLKTKVPEQCKVSRMKLPSYFMEWINLKDVYLNFYKRRATGMMTMMKELHLPLLGSHHLGFDDSKNIARVVQHMLADGALIEITARRNPDSLEKVEFLFKNRIR